The Leadbettera azotonutricia ZAS-9 genome has a window encoding:
- a CDS encoding chromate transporter codes for MKLLFLLANFSRIGLFAIGGGLATVPFLFEMADRYDWLTREKVGNMLAVAQSLPGAIGVNLAAYTGFTYAGIAGSYIAALGLTIPSIVIIIIVARTLQAFKESAIVKAVFSGFRPAAAGLLSAAGFGAIALSLYHPAAELWHQIIRWKESCLFLVLFVLIYKFKKHPIIYIIAAGIAGIVLGL; via the coding sequence GTGAAACTGCTCTTTCTCTTGGCAAATTTTAGCAGGATTGGACTGTTTGCCATAGGCGGCGGCCTTGCCACAGTGCCCTTCCTCTTTGAAATGGCAGACCGCTATGACTGGCTTACCCGCGAAAAGGTCGGGAATATGCTGGCGGTGGCCCAATCCCTGCCGGGGGCAATCGGGGTAAACCTTGCAGCCTACACGGGCTTTACCTATGCCGGCATTGCGGGGAGTTATATTGCGGCCCTGGGCCTCACTATTCCGTCTATTGTTATTATCATTATTGTGGCGAGAACTTTGCAGGCTTTTAAGGAAAGCGCAATAGTGAAAGCCGTTTTTTCAGGTTTCAGGCCTGCCGCTGCGGGGCTTCTTTCCGCTGCGGGCTTTGGGGCAATAGCATTGTCCCTCTATCACCCTGCGGCAGAGCTTTGGCATCAAATAATACGATGGAAGGAATCCTGCCTCTTTTTAGTACTTTTTGTGCTAATTTATAAATTCAAAAAGCATCCCATTATTTACATTATTGCCGCAGGAATCGCAGGAATAGTGTTAGGGCTT
- a CDS encoding chromate transporter — translation MKGYLSVFLAFLKLGCITFGGGYAMIPVVDRELIKKKGWVTMDEVMDYYTIAQITPGIIAVNLSTFVGYKQKGPLGGILATLGFIIPGVTLITALALFISNFADIPAVQHAFTGIRIAVGALILDTVIKMVKGVFKDIKAILIYAIAFALSAVWNASPMLIVLGAGLVGLAAYRPKKTEPPENTPAGKGDSR, via the coding sequence TTGAAAGGATATTTAAGCGTATTCCTGGCATTTTTAAAATTGGGCTGCATAACCTTTGGGGGCGGCTATGCCATGATCCCCGTGGTTGACCGGGAGCTTATCAAAAAAAAGGGCTGGGTCACCATGGACGAGGTGATGGATTATTATACCATCGCCCAAATCACCCCGGGGATTATCGCCGTAAATCTCTCGACCTTTGTAGGATACAAGCAGAAGGGGCCTCTTGGCGGCATTCTGGCCACCCTTGGCTTTATTATTCCGGGAGTGACCCTTATCACGGCATTGGCCCTCTTTATCAGTAATTTCGCCGATATTCCGGCGGTGCAGCATGCCTTTACGGGCATACGCATTGCCGTGGGTGCTCTCATCCTGGATACGGTAATCAAAATGGTGAAAGGGGTCTTTAAGGATATTAAGGCTATTCTCATCTATGCCATTGCCTTTGCCCTCTCCGCAGTATGGAATGCTTCTCCCATGCTGATAGTGCTGGGCGCCGGCCTTGTGGGGCTTGCGGCATATCGGCCTAAAAAGACCGAGCCTCCTGAAAATACGCCTGCCGGCAAAGGAGACTCCCGGTGA
- the aspS gene encoding aspartate--tRNA ligase, with product MKRTVTCGALRKADAGKKVTLNGWVHRKREHGGISFINLRDRYGVTQVVVDDGAPAELASLTAELRNEYCLAIEGTVRARPDSMINPEMDTGEIEVAAEKIVILSRAEVLPFQIDGESGAKEELRLKYRYLDLRTASMQRKIKLRSDVAFAVREYLTAGGFYEIETPTFIRSTPEGARDYLVPSRLYAGQFYALPQSPQLYKQILMVAGFDKYFQIARCYRDEDARGDRQPEFTQIDIEMSFVGREDILSMVEGLMGHIFKKTLNTSLPAQFKRYSYDEAMELFGTDKPDLRFDMKMQDFSPYVAGGEFQAFKDALAAGEADKAAAAAKGITISGGGVKALVVPGKGDYSRKQIEELEAQAKIYKAKGMAWMKVGAGILEGGVSKFFASQAADIIKGLGAKQGDLILIVADSKRRIANTALGAVRSKLGRDLGLCDPAKFEFAWIVDFPLFEFNEDENRWEAAHHMFSYPQGKYHATLEQDPGAVKGDLYDLVLNGFELASGSIRIHDPDLQKKIFKIVGFDPAEAESKFGFLTEAFKYGAPPHGGIAPGLDRLVMLMAGETSIREVIAFPKNSFAQSPLDDSPNTVSQEQLNELHLSIVQPKAGTPADLHRSEGSPSV from the coding sequence ATGAAACGTACGGTAACCTGCGGGGCCCTTCGCAAGGCCGACGCAGGTAAAAAGGTTACCCTTAATGGCTGGGTACACCGCAAGCGGGAACACGGGGGCATCTCCTTTATCAACCTGAGGGATCGCTACGGCGTAACCCAGGTGGTGGTAGACGATGGCGCCCCTGCAGAGCTTGCGTCCCTGACTGCCGAACTGCGTAACGAATACTGCCTGGCTATAGAGGGCACGGTACGAGCCCGGCCCGATTCGATGATAAACCCCGAAATGGACACCGGCGAAATCGAAGTGGCGGCTGAAAAGATCGTCATTTTAAGCCGGGCCGAAGTACTGCCTTTCCAGATCGATGGGGAATCCGGAGCCAAGGAAGAACTGCGCCTCAAGTACCGCTATCTGGATCTCCGCACTGCTTCCATGCAGCGCAAAATCAAACTGCGGAGCGATGTCGCCTTTGCGGTCAGGGAATACCTTACTGCCGGGGGCTTCTACGAAATCGAGACCCCCACGTTTATACGTTCCACCCCCGAAGGGGCCAGGGATTACCTTGTGCCTTCGCGGCTCTATGCGGGGCAGTTTTACGCTCTGCCCCAGTCGCCCCAGCTCTACAAGCAGATCCTCATGGTGGCGGGCTTTGACAAATATTTTCAGATCGCCCGCTGTTACCGCGACGAGGACGCACGGGGCGACAGGCAGCCTGAATTCACCCAGATTGATATTGAAATGTCCTTTGTGGGCCGCGAAGATATTCTGAGTATGGTCGAGGGCCTTATGGGGCATATATTCAAAAAGACCCTGAACACCAGCCTCCCCGCTCAATTCAAGCGTTACAGTTATGACGAGGCCATGGAGCTTTTCGGCACCGACAAGCCCGACCTTCGCTTTGATATGAAAATGCAGGATTTTAGCCCCTATGTGGCGGGCGGCGAGTTCCAGGCTTTTAAGGATGCCCTTGCAGCGGGCGAAGCCGACAAGGCTGCCGCCGCTGCCAAAGGCATTACTATTTCAGGCGGCGGTGTTAAGGCCCTGGTAGTCCCCGGTAAGGGGGACTATTCCCGCAAGCAGATTGAAGAACTCGAAGCCCAGGCCAAGATCTACAAGGCCAAGGGCATGGCCTGGATGAAGGTAGGCGCAGGCATACTTGAAGGGGGAGTTTCAAAATTCTTCGCTTCCCAGGCCGCCGATATTATCAAAGGCCTTGGTGCAAAGCAGGGGGATCTTATCCTCATCGTGGCGGACAGTAAGCGCCGTATTGCAAACACCGCCCTGGGCGCAGTGCGCTCAAAACTGGGAAGGGATCTGGGACTCTGCGATCCCGCCAAATTTGAATTCGCCTGGATCGTGGACTTCCCCCTCTTTGAATTCAACGAAGATGAAAACCGCTGGGAAGCGGCTCACCACATGTTCTCCTATCCCCAGGGTAAGTACCACGCGACATTGGAACAGGACCCTGGTGCAGTAAAGGGCGACCTTTACGACCTGGTGCTTAACGGGTTTGAGCTTGCCTCGGGTTCCATAAGGATCCACGATCCTGATCTCCAGAAGAAAATCTTCAAAATCGTGGGCTTTGATCCTGCCGAGGCTGAGTCCAAGTTCGGCTTCCTCACCGAAGCTTTCAAATACGGCGCGCCTCCCCACGGAGGCATTGCCCCCGGACTTGACCGCCTGGTGATGCTCATGGCCGGGGAAACTTCCATCAGGGAGGTAATCGCCTTCCCGAAGAATTCCTTTGCCCAAAGTCCCCTGGACGACAGCCCCAATACGGTGAGCCAGGAGCAGCTTAACGAGCTCCACCTTTCCATAGTGCAACCGAAGGCTGGAACCCCCGCCGATCTCCACAGGAGCGAAGGTTCCCCTTCGGTATAA
- a CDS encoding GNAT family N-acetyltransferase, which translates to MQFELTEALMDDILFSMEDQDGDFHIDTKEGVVAEGDDDPPEEGDDEEGRYISLPEWDSSSGFRLMERFAAGFRNPLIRDELTSALNRGRGVFRAFKNTLSQHPEAEKMWFLYKEREMKQEIISWYNALREEWGLEKIGLEPEDTGDLVLEDFRFREFRESDLQAAKELHKLCIDAAKEAGISPEDAAKFPGEMSFMSESGGGEFAGFISAGCKHSELRIGILEVRPEYRGLGIGEALLTRLLAALKAGEASRVFVDLPAGFEGFSRVLARSGFEPSLIRYSLNLEK; encoded by the coding sequence ATGCAGTTTGAATTAACCGAAGCCCTCATGGATGACATCCTGTTTTCCATGGAAGATCAGGATGGCGATTTTCATATTGATACGAAAGAGGGGGTCGTGGCAGAGGGGGATGACGATCCCCCCGAAGAAGGGGACGATGAGGAAGGCCGCTATATCAGCCTCCCCGAATGGGATTCTTCCAGCGGCTTCAGGCTTATGGAGCGTTTTGCCGCAGGTTTCCGCAATCCATTGATCCGGGACGAACTCACTTCGGCCCTCAACAGGGGGCGGGGGGTTTTCAGGGCTTTTAAAAACACCCTGAGCCAGCATCCGGAAGCTGAAAAAATGTGGTTCTTATATAAAGAGCGGGAAATGAAGCAGGAGATCATCTCCTGGTACAATGCCTTAAGGGAAGAATGGGGCCTCGAAAAAATAGGCCTTGAGCCCGAGGATACCGGCGACCTGGTGCTTGAGGATTTCCGCTTCCGCGAATTCCGGGAAAGCGACCTTCAGGCTGCGAAGGAGCTTCATAAGCTTTGCATTGATGCAGCTAAAGAGGCAGGCATTTCACCGGAAGACGCTGCCAAATTTCCCGGAGAAATGTCTTTTATGTCTGAATCAGGTGGCGGGGAATTCGCAGGCTTCATTTCGGCTGGCTGCAAACATTCTGAACTCCGCATAGGGATTCTGGAGGTAAGGCCGGAATACCGGGGCCTCGGCATAGGCGAGGCATTGCTCACCCGGCTTCTTGCTGCACTAAAAGCAGGGGAAGCCTCCCGGGTTTTTGTGGATCTCCCTGCAGGTTTCGAAGGCTTCTCCCGGGTTTTGGCCCGCAGCGGCTTTGAGCCAAGCCTTATCCGCTACAGCCTGAACCTGGAAAAATAG
- a CDS encoding MBL fold metallo-hydrolase, with protein MEEQIIECLPVGSLAANCWIYSPEGEAGNGFRPCTVIDPGDEAPYIISVLRKLKLRPTYILLTHGHFDHLTGLPGLAEAFPDAKIAIHKDDAHYAPKAQLLLSEGDTAGPFKVLHLPGHTEGCVGYYDEKTGVLFTGDTLFCGDYGRTDLPGGDFNKLVQSLKRLFAMDPEISVCPGHGPGTTIGIEAKRGMV; from the coding sequence ATGGAAGAACAAATCATAGAATGCCTCCCAGTTGGCAGTCTGGCCGCAAATTGTTGGATCTATTCTCCGGAAGGGGAAGCCGGAAACGGCTTTAGGCCCTGCACAGTTATCGATCCCGGAGACGAAGCACCTTATATTATATCAGTATTGCGGAAATTAAAACTCCGTCCAACATACATACTGTTAACCCATGGCCACTTTGATCATCTTACGGGCCTGCCCGGTTTGGCTGAAGCCTTTCCTGACGCAAAGATCGCCATACACAAGGACGATGCTCATTATGCACCCAAGGCCCAACTCCTCCTTTCTGAAGGCGATACCGCGGGCCCTTTCAAAGTGCTTCACCTCCCGGGCCATACAGAAGGCTGTGTTGGCTATTATGACGAAAAAACCGGCGTCCTCTTTACCGGGGACACCCTGTTCTGCGGGGATTACGGCCGCACCGATCTTCCCGGCGGCGACTTCAATAAACTTGTGCAAAGCTTAAAACGCCTTTTTGCCATGGACCCGGAAATATCAGTCTGTCCGGGGCATGGGCCGGGTACCACCATTGGGATCGAGGCAAAGAGGGGCATGGTTTAA
- a CDS encoding metallophosphoesterase: protein MPVYLIVVSALIFISLATIIFNRMIVVVYTLESSALKAGASINIVLASDLHSTKYGKDQSRLLDAIKNQNPDLVLLTGDIIDEHYRLFPIERAMLFLKGIAALCPVFFVPGNHEFYTRDIANIRQKLKSFGIHTLSDNYERIQIKGSHLLIAGIEDPEKEIYEDPGYSQGEAMEKAFAGLSEIASYKILLAHHPERIESYLKYPFDLVVSGHAHGGQFRIPRIMNGLYAPHQGLFPKYAGGLYAYGRQTHIVSRGLAANILPRYFNNPELVVIKLKDSQKP from the coding sequence GTGCCTGTTTATCTTATAGTAGTATCAGCCTTGATTTTTATAAGCCTCGCCACAATTATCTTTAACAGAATGATCGTCGTTGTGTATACGCTTGAATCTTCAGCCCTTAAGGCAGGGGCTTCCATTAATATTGTGCTTGCCTCGGATCTTCACAGCACCAAATATGGAAAGGATCAAAGCCGCCTTCTTGACGCAATTAAAAACCAAAACCCTGACCTCGTTTTATTGACCGGTGATATTATCGACGAGCATTACCGGCTTTTCCCCATAGAAAGGGCAATGCTTTTCTTAAAGGGCATAGCGGCCTTGTGCCCGGTTTTCTTTGTCCCCGGCAACCATGAATTCTATACCAGGGATATTGCCAATATACGCCAAAAATTGAAATCCTTCGGCATCCATACCCTCTCTGATAATTATGAGCGCATTCAAATCAAAGGAAGCCATCTGCTCATTGCGGGCATAGAAGATCCGGAAAAAGAAATCTACGAAGATCCCGGGTACAGCCAGGGCGAAGCTATGGAAAAAGCCTTTGCGGGCTTAAGCGAAATCGCTTCCTATAAAATACTCCTGGCCCACCACCCCGAGCGCATAGAGAGTTACCTCAAATACCCCTTTGATCTCGTGGTCTCCGGCCATGCCCATGGCGGCCAATTCCGCATCCCCCGTATCATGAACGGCCTCTATGCGCCCCACCAGGGCCTGTTCCCAAAATACGCAGGGGGGCTTTATGCCTACGGTAGGCAGACCCATATTGTGAGCCGGGGGCTTGCGGCGAACATACTGCCCAGGTATTTCAACAACCCGGAGCTGGTGGTCATTAAGCTGAAAGATTCACAAAAACCGTAA
- a CDS encoding TrpB-like pyridoxal phosphate-dependent enzyme, translating into MAKKIPTRLYLSEDEIPRFWYNLRADMKAKPDPLLHPGTLKPATAQDLEAVFCKEPVKQELDDSTRLIPIPEALEEFYLSYRPAPLIRAYFLEKALGTPAEIYYKFEGTNTSGSHKLNSAAAQAYYAKEEGLTSVTTETGAGQWGTAMAMAAGYYGLGLTVYMVKVSSEQKPYRKALIETYGAKLIPSPSNTTESGRKILEKDPDTGGSLGCAISEAVEQAVKTDKCRYVLGSVMNHVVLHQSIIGQETKAALDKYGIKPDIIIGCAGGGSNLGGLIAPFMGEKLLGKSNANTRFIAVEPASCPSFTRGRYAYDFGDTARTTPLIRMMTLGNGFIPSANHAGGLRYHGMNPILSKLYKDGLIEARSAVQSEVFDAAVQFMKVEGILPAPESSHAIKAAIDEALECKRTKEKKVIVFGLTGTGYFDLTAYIAYNNKTMTDYIPTDEDLAKGFSSIPDIPQNKD; encoded by the coding sequence ATGGCAAAGAAAATCCCCACCCGCCTCTACCTTTCCGAGGACGAGATCCCCCGGTTCTGGTACAACCTCCGGGCGGACATGAAGGCAAAACCCGATCCCCTACTGCATCCCGGAACCCTAAAGCCAGCCACTGCCCAAGACCTTGAGGCGGTATTCTGCAAGGAGCCGGTAAAACAGGAGCTGGACGACAGTACCCGCCTCATCCCCATCCCCGAAGCTCTTGAGGAGTTCTACCTTTCCTACAGGCCCGCGCCCCTTATCAGGGCTTATTTCCTAGAAAAAGCCCTGGGGACACCGGCGGAAATTTACTACAAATTTGAAGGAACCAATACCTCGGGGAGCCACAAACTCAATTCTGCGGCAGCCCAGGCCTATTACGCCAAAGAGGAAGGTCTCACTTCGGTAACTACCGAGACCGGCGCCGGCCAGTGGGGCACGGCCATGGCCATGGCGGCTGGGTACTATGGCCTGGGCCTCACTGTGTACATGGTCAAAGTGAGTTCAGAGCAGAAGCCCTACCGCAAGGCCCTGATAGAAACCTACGGGGCAAAACTCATCCCCTCGCCTTCAAACACCACCGAATCGGGCAGGAAGATACTGGAAAAAGACCCCGACACCGGGGGCAGCCTGGGCTGCGCGATTTCCGAGGCAGTGGAGCAGGCGGTAAAAACCGACAAGTGCCGTTATGTGCTGGGCAGCGTGATGAACCACGTGGTACTCCACCAGTCCATCATCGGGCAGGAAACCAAGGCCGCCCTGGACAAATACGGCATAAAGCCCGACATCATCATCGGATGCGCCGGGGGCGGTTCCAATCTCGGCGGCCTTATCGCGCCTTTTATGGGCGAAAAACTCCTGGGCAAGTCAAACGCCAATACCCGCTTCATCGCCGTGGAACCCGCGTCATGCCCCAGCTTTACCCGTGGCCGCTATGCCTACGATTTTGGCGACACCGCCAGGACCACTCCCCTTATCCGCATGATGACCCTGGGCAACGGCTTTATCCCTTCGGCCAACCACGCAGGGGGCCTCCGCTACCACGGCATGAACCCCATCCTGAGCAAGCTCTACAAAGACGGACTCATCGAGGCGCGCTCGGCAGTGCAGAGCGAAGTCTTTGACGCGGCAGTGCAATTCATGAAGGTTGAAGGAATACTGCCTGCCCCGGAATCGTCCCACGCGATCAAGGCGGCCATTGACGAAGCCCTGGAGTGTAAAAGAACAAAGGAAAAGAAGGTGATAGTCTTCGGCCTTACCGGTACGGGCTACTTTGACCTTACCGCCTACATTGCCTACAACAACAAGACCATGACGGACTATATCCCCACAGACGAAGATTTGGCAAAAGGCTTTTCGAGCATTCCGGACATTCCGCAGAATAAGGATTAA
- the cheB gene encoding chemotaxis-specific protein-glutamate methyltransferase CheB: MRNLIGRMVEDTPGLVIADKAMNGVFALQKIPRVNPDVIVLDLEMPEMNGIEFLKERKKRNIQIPVVILSSIAARGAEITMEALALGASDFIQKPSGSVSEDIHTVRDTLVTMLLGYGGSFRRSQGRKVLSPSEYTKKPEHVGVGPDIATLLGLSGTPAAGPAKPPAQIRKPGKTEIIALGISTGGPDALRVVFANLDKDLAVPIVVVQHMPPGFTNEFAKSLDRLCPLDVKEAEEGDAIKPGRILIAQGNKHLEVEKKATGSIVHLTSTPQVSGHRPSADVLFASVALAYQNHALGVIMTGMGRDGAAQIGTIYKEGGMTIGQDEATAVVYGMPRVAYELGHVMEQVSLQNMGRRICEIAKAVR; this comes from the coding sequence ATGCGGAATCTCATTGGCAGGATGGTGGAAGACACGCCGGGCCTGGTGATAGCTGACAAAGCCATGAACGGTGTATTCGCGCTTCAGAAGATACCCCGGGTTAACCCTGACGTTATCGTTCTGGATCTGGAGATGCCCGAAATGAACGGCATCGAATTCCTCAAGGAACGGAAGAAGCGGAACATCCAGATCCCTGTGGTCATCCTTTCATCCATTGCTGCCAGGGGTGCCGAAATCACCATGGAAGCCCTTGCCCTTGGGGCGAGCGACTTTATCCAGAAGCCTTCGGGCTCGGTTTCAGAAGATATTCACACTGTCAGGGATACCCTGGTAACCATGCTCCTGGGGTATGGCGGCTCTTTCCGCCGCAGCCAGGGACGCAAGGTGCTTTCGCCTTCCGAATACACCAAAAAGCCCGAGCACGTGGGAGTGGGGCCCGATATCGCCACCCTCCTTGGGCTGAGCGGAACCCCTGCCGCAGGCCCTGCCAAGCCTCCTGCCCAGATACGCAAACCCGGCAAGACCGAGATCATCGCCCTGGGCATTTCCACAGGCGGGCCTGACGCCCTGCGGGTGGTCTTTGCCAACCTTGACAAAGACCTCGCCGTCCCCATCGTGGTAGTCCAGCACATGCCCCCGGGGTTCACCAACGAATTTGCCAAGAGCCTCGACAGGCTCTGCCCCCTCGATGTCAAAGAGGCCGAAGAGGGCGACGCCATTAAGCCTGGCCGCATCCTCATTGCCCAGGGCAACAAGCACCTCGAGGTGGAGAAAAAAGCCACCGGCAGCATTGTCCATCTTACAAGCACTCCCCAGGTTTCGGGCCACCGGCCTTCTGCGGACGTGCTCTTTGCCTCGGTCGCCCTCGCCTACCAGAACCATGCCCTCGGCGTGATCATGACCGGCATGGGCCGCGACGGCGCTGCCCAGATTGGCACCATCTACAAAGAAGGCGGCATGACCATAGGCCAGGACGAGGCCACTGCGGTTGTGTACGGCATGCCCCGGGTAGCCTACGAGCTTGGCCATGTCATGGAACAGGTTTCGCTCCAGAACATGGGCCGCAGGATCTGCGAGATAGCGAAAGCGGTAAGGTAA
- a CDS encoding CheR family methyltransferase, with translation MADVVFFSDADFEQYRTLIYNESGINFTATNRSILESRLRERLRDKGSDSVKTYFATIAKDQGELKSFLDSITTNLTRFFRNQAHFDALEHFVVPELMKIKQGSGNTTIKIWSAGCSTGEEPYTIAMLMSEILPPSWKFDIVASDISLKCLMTAKEGFYADARITGIPDAYLKKYFDKVEGGYKIHADIQSRIRFDYHNLKNDSGQRNLDIVFCRNVIIYFDEAAQTNVINRFWDSMASKSFLFIGHSESLFGMATKFEFVKTEWATLYRKFI, from the coding sequence ATGGCAGATGTTGTGTTCTTTTCCGATGCGGATTTTGAACAATACCGCACCCTGATTTATAACGAAAGCGGCATCAATTTTACCGCTACCAACCGCTCCATCCTCGAGTCACGGCTAAGGGAGCGGTTACGCGATAAAGGTAGTGATTCGGTAAAGACCTATTTTGCCACCATTGCCAAGGATCAGGGAGAGCTTAAGAGTTTCCTCGATTCTATCACCACGAACCTTACCCGGTTTTTCCGCAACCAGGCCCATTTTGACGCCCTTGAGCACTTTGTGGTGCCCGAGCTGATGAAAATCAAGCAAGGGAGCGGCAATACTACCATCAAGATATGGAGCGCGGGCTGTTCCACGGGCGAAGAGCCCTATACTATTGCCATGCTGATGAGCGAAATCCTGCCTCCGTCGTGGAAATTCGACATTGTGGCATCGGATATCAGCCTAAAGTGCCTTATGACCGCCAAAGAGGGCTTCTACGCAGACGCCAGAATCACGGGAATTCCCGACGCGTACCTCAAAAAGTACTTTGACAAGGTTGAAGGGGGCTACAAGATCCATGCGGACATCCAGTCCAGGATACGCTTCGACTACCATAACCTCAAAAACGATTCGGGCCAGAGGAATCTGGACATTGTGTTCTGTAGGAATGTCATCATCTACTTTGACGAGGCTGCCCAGACCAATGTCATAAACCGTTTCTGGGATTCCATGGCGTCCAAGTCCTTCCTTTTCATCGGGCACTCTGAATCCCTTTTTGGAATGGCCACCAAATTCGAATTCGTGAAAACTGAGTGGGCGACCCTGTACCGCAAGTTCATATAA
- a CDS encoding DUF4177 domain-containing protein has product MKEYKVLTQKDKWFSSKFDPARLEMALNAYAEQGWRVISCTTGDFPGFVGKERQEMVVILERDVK; this is encoded by the coding sequence ATGAAAGAATACAAAGTCCTGACCCAAAAGGACAAATGGTTTTCCAGCAAGTTCGATCCCGCCAGGCTTGAAATGGCCCTGAACGCCTATGCCGAACAGGGCTGGCGGGTTATTTCATGCACCACAGGAGACTTCCCCGGCTTTGTCGGCAAAGAGCGCCAGGAAATGGTGGTCATCCTGGAACGGGATGTCAAATAA
- the pssA gene encoding CDP-diacylglycerol--serine O-phosphatidyltransferase → MKKEELKKGIYILPSLFTCGNMTFGLLSIMVSIKGEFIPAAWALVLSLFCDILDGRIARLTHTTSEFGVQLDSLSDLVSFGIAPAMLIYMLVLQSMGKIGVAIAVFFVLCSAMRLARFNVKAAGGSVANYFQGLPTPASAGVIISFVLSYELLGPADTRLNFRTIPLLMQNMPAFFKAMPIVMVVLSFLMVSNIPYYSFKHMELSKPRAVQLLVFVIVLAILIIVFPQNIIFIIFSLYALSGFAMLLTHFIRHRSRFGLAHAKDDDEDEE, encoded by the coding sequence ATGAAAAAGGAAGAATTGAAAAAAGGCATCTACATTCTGCCCTCCCTCTTCACCTGCGGGAACATGACCTTCGGCCTTTTGTCCATCATGGTCTCCATTAAGGGTGAATTTATCCCTGCGGCCTGGGCACTGGTGCTTTCCCTGTTCTGCGACATACTCGACGGCAGGATAGCCCGCCTGACCCATACTACCAGCGAATTCGGCGTCCAGCTTGATTCGCTGAGCGACCTCGTCTCCTTCGGCATAGCCCCGGCCATGTTGATCTACATGCTGGTGCTCCAGTCCATGGGGAAGATAGGCGTAGCCATTGCGGTATTCTTTGTGCTCTGCAGCGCCATGCGCCTTGCCCGCTTCAATGTGAAGGCGGCTGGCGGTTCAGTCGCCAATTACTTCCAGGGCCTCCCCACGCCTGCTTCGGCCGGGGTGATCATCTCTTTTGTGCTGAGCTATGAACTGCTGGGGCCCGCCGACACAAGACTCAACTTCAGGACCATCCCCTTGCTCATGCAGAACATGCCTGCCTTCTTTAAGGCTATGCCCATAGTCATGGTGGTGCTGTCGTTCCTTATGGTTTCCAACATACCCTATTATTCGTTCAAGCACATGGAGCTTTCCAAGCCCAGGGCGGTCCAGCTTTTGGTTTTCGTAATAGTCCTGGCTATACTCATCATCGTGTTCCCCCAAAATATCATTTTTATCATTTTTTCCCTTTATGCCCTTTCGGGTTTCGCCATGCTGCTGACCCATTTTATACGCCACAGATCCCGCTTCGGCCTTGCCCATGCAAAAGACGACGACGAGGATGAAGAATGA
- a CDS encoding phosphatidylserine decarboxylase, whose amino-acid sequence MTIAKEGFPFIFIPFIAGLAFILVPCLAGLGVLAVYICLGPGILLVIFSLFCLFFFRDPKIRITEAPGAILSPCNGTVMEIVEKDDEKILRVFLSIFNVHLQRAPLSGTVRSVEHKDGKFLAAWNPLAQSENKQNIITVDSEKGVFTVRQIAGFLARRCVSWVKAGDAVRAGDKIGLIKFSSQVDLHLPKKAVISVRPEDKVRAGITIVGELK is encoded by the coding sequence ATGACCATAGCTAAAGAAGGGTTTCCCTTCATTTTTATCCCTTTTATTGCCGGGTTGGCATTCATTCTCGTGCCCTGCCTGGCAGGGCTTGGGGTATTGGCGGTGTATATCTGCCTGGGCCCCGGCATACTCCTGGTGATTTTTTCGCTCTTTTGCCTCTTCTTCTTCAGGGATCCCAAAATCAGGATAACAGAGGCGCCGGGCGCTATTCTTTCGCCCTGCAACGGGACAGTCATGGAGATAGTCGAAAAGGATGATGAAAAAATCCTCAGGGTGTTCCTTTCAATCTTTAACGTTCATCTCCAAAGGGCGCCCCTGAGCGGCACGGTACGCAGCGTGGAGCACAAGGACGGCAAGTTTTTGGCCGCCTGGAACCCCCTGGCCCAATCGGAGAACAAGCAGAACATTATTACGGTGGATAGTGAGAAGGGCGTTTTTACGGTGAGGCAGATTGCGGGCTTCCTTGCAAGGCGCTGCGTCTCCTGGGTCAAGGCGGGGGATGCGGTAAGGGCAGGGGACAAGATCGGCCTTATAAAGTTCAGCTCCCAGGTGGATCTTCATCTGCCCAAAAAAGCGGTGATCAGCGTCAGGCCCGAAGACAAGGTGCGGGCCGGCATTACGATAGTAGGAGAATTAAAATGA